The Streptomyces sp. NBC_01275 genome has a segment encoding these proteins:
- a CDS encoding AAA family ATPase: protein MPTRAPYDTARTLSDPPPAAQLDVAGALLTLLRDATTEPRPDTQLEALTLAVAADLPVLLWGEPGIGKTAALTQLAAALDLPLTTVIASVHEPSDFSGLPIVGDDPAQQGVPMAPPDWAVRLVRAGRGLLFLDELSTAPPAVQAALLRLVLERRIGSLRLPPGVRIVAAANPRSSAADGWELSPPLANRFVHLQWTHDHEVVVRGLGGTWPRATLPRLDPGKLPQAVDFARRAVCGLLAARPTLVHRLPSGETRRGGPWPSPRSWEMTLCLIAFATAADSSRDVLSLLVRGTVGDGPGLELLASLDRMDLPDPETLLADPAEAVLPERGDLRQAVLDGVVAAVRERPERSRWDAAWALLVRAVETGAPDLVVVPATTLATLRREDWDVPPSIEKLAGAVSLSRRADQAAERTAARVDSAAGARR, encoded by the coding sequence ATGCCCACACGCGCCCCGTACGACACTGCCCGCACCCTCTCCGACCCGCCCCCCGCCGCCCAACTCGATGTAGCCGGCGCACTGTTGACCCTGCTGCGGGACGCCACCACCGAACCGCGCCCCGACACCCAGCTCGAGGCCCTCACCCTGGCCGTGGCCGCCGACCTGCCCGTCCTCCTGTGGGGCGAGCCGGGGATCGGCAAGACCGCGGCCCTGACCCAGCTCGCCGCGGCCCTGGACCTCCCCCTCACCACCGTGATCGCCAGCGTGCACGAGCCGTCCGACTTCTCCGGCCTGCCCATCGTCGGAGACGACCCCGCACAGCAGGGCGTCCCCATGGCCCCGCCGGACTGGGCGGTACGCCTGGTGCGGGCCGGCCGGGGCCTGCTCTTCCTGGACGAACTGTCCACCGCGCCCCCGGCCGTGCAGGCCGCCCTGCTCCGTCTCGTGCTGGAACGACGGATCGGCTCCCTCCGACTGCCGCCCGGGGTGCGGATCGTGGCCGCCGCCAACCCGCGTTCCTCGGCGGCCGACGGCTGGGAGCTGAGCCCGCCGCTGGCCAACCGGTTCGTCCACCTCCAGTGGACCCACGACCACGAGGTCGTCGTACGCGGCCTCGGCGGGACCTGGCCCCGGGCGACCCTGCCGCGGCTCGACCCGGGGAAGCTGCCGCAGGCCGTCGACTTCGCCCGCCGGGCGGTGTGCGGGCTGCTGGCCGCCCGCCCCACGCTCGTGCACCGGCTGCCCAGCGGCGAGACCCGCCGGGGCGGCCCCTGGCCGTCGCCCCGCAGCTGGGAGATGACCCTGTGTCTGATCGCCTTCGCGACCGCGGCAGACTCCTCCCGGGACGTACTGTCCCTGCTGGTCAGGGGCACCGTGGGGGACGGTCCGGGGCTGGAGTTGCTGGCGAGCCTGGACCGGATGGACCTTCCGGACCCCGAGACGCTGCTCGCCGACCCGGCGGAAGCCGTCCTGCCCGAACGGGGGGATCTGCGGCAGGCCGTGCTCGACGGTGTGGTGGCGGCGGTCCGGGAACGCCCGGAGAGGTCCCGCTGGGACGCGGCGTGGGCGCTCCTGGTCCGGGCGGTGGAGACCGGAGCCCCGGACCTGGTGGTCGTCCCCGCCACCACCCTCGCCACCCTGCGCCGCGAGGACTGGGACGTTCCGCCGTCCATCGAGAAGCTCGCCGGAGCGGTCTCGCTGTCCCGCCGGGCGGACCAGGCGGCGGAACGCACGGCGGCCCGGGTCGACTCCGCCGCGGGGGCCCGCCGATGA
- a CDS encoding LacI family DNA-binding transcriptional regulator — MEEVGSARERNGTSKRPRLEDVAARVGVSTASVSLVLRGVPGPSERTRQRVLKAAADLGYQVDRTASLLASRRTRLLGVMVDIHSPFHAELVEHLHTAAEDVGYDLVLSTQTRTRDEHTAVETLLAFRSEALILLGPTAPADVLAALDRKSPVIAVGRRIAEADLDVVRTADDEGVGQIVDHLVGLGHRDIVHVDGGKGVIATDRRRGYRSAMRRHGLDAHIRVLRGDHTEAAGERAVHQLLDGGRLPTAVVAFNDQSAIGVLAALSRAGVAVPGGVSVVGYDDDSFSRMSCFNLTTVSQSAQEQARYAVTAAVERLDQGRTESREVVLSPRLVVRGTTAEPA; from the coding sequence GTGGAAGAAGTCGGTTCCGCACGTGAACGGAACGGCACGAGCAAGCGCCCCCGGCTGGAGGACGTGGCCGCACGGGTGGGCGTGTCGACCGCGTCGGTGTCCCTGGTGCTGCGCGGTGTGCCCGGACCCAGCGAGCGGACCCGGCAGCGGGTGCTGAAGGCGGCGGCCGACCTCGGCTACCAGGTGGACCGCACCGCGAGCCTCCTGGCCAGCAGGCGCACCCGGCTGCTCGGCGTCATGGTCGACATCCACAGTCCGTTCCACGCCGAGCTCGTCGAGCATCTGCACACGGCCGCCGAGGACGTCGGCTACGACCTGGTCCTGAGCACCCAGACCCGCACCCGCGACGAGCACACCGCGGTGGAGACGCTGCTGGCCTTCCGCAGCGAGGCGCTGATACTCCTCGGCCCCACCGCCCCCGCCGACGTGCTCGCCGCCCTCGACCGCAAGTCACCCGTCATCGCCGTGGGCCGCCGGATCGCCGAGGCCGACCTGGACGTCGTCCGCACCGCGGACGACGAGGGAGTGGGCCAGATCGTCGACCATCTGGTGGGCCTCGGGCATCGTGACATCGTCCACGTCGACGGCGGCAAGGGGGTCATCGCCACCGACCGGCGTCGCGGCTACCGCTCGGCCATGCGCCGGCACGGCCTGGACGCGCACATCAGGGTCCTGCGCGGCGATCACACGGAGGCGGCCGGCGAACGCGCCGTCCACCAGCTCCTCGACGGGGGCCGACTGCCCACCGCCGTCGTCGCGTTCAACGACCAGTCGGCCATCGGCGTCCTGGCCGCGCTCTCCCGTGCGGGCGTCGCCGTCCCGGGCGGGGTGTCCGTGGTCGGCTACGACGACGACTCCTTCTCCCGCATGAGCTGCTTCAACCTGACCACCGTCAGCCAGAGCGCCCAGGAGCAGGCCCGATACGCGGTGACCGCGGCCGTCGAACGCCTCGACCAGGGCCGTACCGAGTCGCGCGAGGTCGTCCTCAGCCCGCGCCTCGTCGTGCGCGGCACCACGGCGGAGCCCGCCTGA
- a CDS encoding VWA-like domain-containing protein: MTPYAPDAQVTPDGPDGLDGLDGQVAPDAPQLPDLDLGLDRDKLFAARLYAARARPYLATALFALHAVASRRVPTMAVDRHWRAYVSPAFVDRTPVEELAGVWVHEVSHLLRDHHGRSDRFAREQGLTGAGERLRMNIAADCEINDDAFGDGLVPPEGAVVPATLSLPEGQLMEDYLRQFRLGPHTQDLAWLDCGSGADGLERAWELGPDGAHGLSEQERDAVRFRVAQGITARPGDTPKGWRRWAEEAFHPPQPWRELLGAAVRSAASGPGAGEDYTYGRPSRRSAGVPGAVLPSLRRRPPRVCVVVDTSGSVSDAELGSALLEVAAISRAVGGRRDLVTVVPCDASARIAHPLCRAEGIPLIGGGGTDLRTGFARALRTQPRPDVVVVLTDGQTPWPDTRPPCRTVVGLFPRNSSTRSWHEDDPDYVPDTPPAWARVVDIG; encoded by the coding sequence ATGACGCCGTACGCACCGGACGCGCAGGTGACACCGGATGGACCGGACGGACTGGACGGACTGGACGGGCAAGTTGCACCGGACGCGCCCCAGCTCCCGGACCTGGACCTGGGCCTGGACCGCGACAAGCTCTTCGCCGCCCGGCTGTACGCCGCACGGGCCCGGCCCTACCTGGCGACGGCGCTGTTCGCCCTGCACGCCGTCGCGTCGCGGCGGGTGCCGACGATGGCCGTCGACCGGCACTGGCGGGCTTACGTCTCACCGGCGTTCGTGGACCGGACGCCGGTGGAGGAACTCGCCGGCGTATGGGTGCACGAGGTGTCGCATCTGCTGCGCGACCACCACGGGCGCAGTGACCGCTTCGCACGCGAGCAGGGGCTGACCGGCGCGGGGGAGCGGCTGCGGATGAACATCGCCGCGGACTGCGAGATCAACGACGACGCGTTCGGCGACGGGCTGGTCCCGCCCGAAGGCGCTGTCGTACCGGCGACGTTGAGCCTGCCCGAGGGGCAGCTCATGGAGGACTACCTGCGGCAGTTCCGGCTCGGACCGCATACGCAGGACCTGGCCTGGCTGGACTGCGGCAGCGGCGCCGACGGGCTGGAACGTGCGTGGGAGCTGGGACCGGACGGCGCGCACGGCCTCAGCGAGCAGGAACGGGACGCGGTCCGGTTCCGGGTGGCGCAGGGCATCACCGCCCGTCCGGGGGACACCCCCAAGGGGTGGCGGCGGTGGGCGGAGGAGGCGTTCCATCCGCCGCAGCCGTGGCGGGAGTTGCTGGGAGCGGCCGTCCGCTCGGCGGCGTCCGGTCCCGGCGCGGGCGAGGACTACACCTACGGCCGGCCGTCGCGGCGCTCGGCGGGGGTGCCCGGCGCCGTCCTGCCGAGCCTGCGCCGCAGACCGCCCCGGGTCTGCGTGGTCGTCGACACCTCCGGTTCGGTCAGCGACGCCGAACTCGGCAGCGCGCTTCTCGAGGTCGCCGCGATCTCCCGCGCGGTGGGCGGACGCCGCGACCTGGTCACCGTGGTGCCGTGCGACGCGTCGGCCCGGATCGCCCATCCGCTGTGCCGGGCCGAGGGAATCCCGCTGATCGGCGGCGGGGGCACGGACCTGCGCACCGGCTTCGCCCGCGCCCTGCGCACCCAGCCCCGCCCCGACGTGGTCGTCGTCCTGACCGACGGTCAGACGCCCTGGCCGGACACCCGGCCTCCCTGCCGTACGGTGGTCGGCCTCTTCCCCCGGAACTCCTCGACCCGGTCCTGGCACGAGGACGACCCGGACTACGTGCCGGACACACCGCCCGCCTGGGCGCGAGTCGTCGACATCGGCTAG
- a CDS encoding response regulator transcription factor has protein sequence MVSVLIVNDQSLQRLGLRMLLAGEPDLTVVGAAAGGAEAVRMSAALRPDVVLLDGRLSDPEGMETIRRIAQRARLSPVPAPVPALANTSAGTGEAPPRVLVLTSAGHEEYASAALRAGAGGFLLKDATPDELTAAIRVVAAGDAVITPGLTHALIDAVRQQRTPRPLSRVVALDALTERERDVLVAVASGWSNAEIAARLCIAPTTVKSHVSHILAKIGARARVQAVAFAYESGLVRPAA, from the coding sequence ATGGTCTCCGTACTCATCGTCAACGACCAGTCCCTGCAACGCCTCGGCCTGCGCATGCTCCTCGCGGGCGAGCCCGACCTGACCGTCGTCGGCGCGGCGGCCGGCGGAGCCGAGGCGGTCCGTATGAGCGCCGCGCTGCGTCCCGACGTCGTCCTGTTGGACGGCCGCCTCTCCGACCCGGAGGGCATGGAGACCATCCGGCGCATCGCGCAGCGCGCCCGCCTCTCTCCCGTCCCCGCGCCCGTGCCCGCCCTCGCGAACACCTCCGCCGGGACCGGGGAAGCCCCTCCGCGGGTGCTGGTCCTGACCTCCGCCGGTCATGAGGAGTACGCGTCCGCCGCCCTGCGCGCGGGCGCCGGCGGGTTCCTCCTCAAGGACGCCACCCCCGACGAACTGACCGCGGCGATCCGCGTCGTGGCCGCCGGGGACGCGGTCATCACCCCCGGTCTGACCCACGCCCTCATCGACGCCGTCCGCCAGCAGCGCACCCCCCGCCCCCTCTCGCGGGTCGTCGCGCTCGACGCGCTCACCGAACGTGAGCGGGACGTCCTCGTCGCGGTCGCCTCCGGCTGGTCCAACGCCGAGATCGCCGCCCGGCTCTGCATCGCCCCGACGACCGTGAAGTCCCACGTCAGCCACATCCTCGCCAAGATCGGCGCCCGCGCCCGGGTCCAGGCGGTGGCCTTCGCCTACGAGTCCGGCCTGGTACGGCCGGCGGCCTGA